DNA from Aster yellows witches'-broom phytoplasma AYWB:
AAATGTTAAATAAAGTTCAATTAATCGGTAATATCACCCATGACTTAGAGCCAACACATATTAATACTAATGAGGGTCAAATATCTAAATTAGATTTCCAAATAGCTGTAAATAATAAAGATAAAACTCAATTCATTCCATGTGTTATTTTTAGAAACCAAGCT
Protein-coding regions in this window:
- a CDS encoding single-stranded DNA-binding protein translates to MLNKVQLIGNITHDLEPTHINTNEGQISKLDFQIAVNNKDKTQFIPCVIFRNQAENMSMYLHKGSKVYLEGTLSIEKYTNNEGENKTATKVIVQKVIFLDNKDK